One window of Chloroflexus aggregans DSM 9485 genomic DNA carries:
- a CDS encoding DUF6345 domain-containing protein, with product MKPGVRMQPWVGLLVITLLIIALWPATPAPAQSQFQLPIFRLTKITTSNDTTQQLGGVLEGIGRAAPSGQDEFRGKNRFFRLNEQNRTVLTQYEASGGFFAYDIDGLGRETPAGAIDTEVAKRLACQFLVNNNFVSRDGTLVGNGQSNYPARLPSTPENCNATRDFGRTTLIRAAQATVNGASLGQVTETIVGVVVEVPFGFINNQQFIPIGGAGGHISLLFTTTDVGLAQSNSDSLDSSVPGLAGIAMPFFGRTLEFRGTVPVRNLSDVRSEVEALVRAGYPDATNINVPEPVLTYMVDDASFEQTFLEPEAMFEDITVTLANGDVIVLRSFSTPLMTGGAGSLSPTVTITAPANGSSFPINGTITLTGAIANGTAPYTYQWLLGDETPLSDPATLNAPGSVSRSTTLPAALRETTPDAVTIILRVTDANGAQREASVSVTPDYRFVYVPTIIRSGGSTAALPTAELAQSGTYSFGAEGNWDYQPYGPDGADLPGVIPDVTGFRSGMLGYGYTQRFYWTNANAWERDWRDVSLGGIDSTLGVDRAAFVYYAGHGGPGGISMASNNDSTWFSGANARYQNLRWVGFASCQTLRVQGYAPGNEPIREWFNAFQGAHMLLGFNSNMADVAFGGNLAANMKMPSFLGIDFPWAQLTIAQAWVKTAFDMHAGKPAYIYARSSTVNPVNDKLPKPGTGMPSRPLPVVSYHWVWWEF from the coding sequence ATGAAACCTGGCGTTCGGATGCAACCGTGGGTGGGATTGTTGGTCATCACATTGCTCATTATTGCGCTCTGGCCGGCAACACCTGCTCCAGCACAATCACAGTTCCAGTTGCCGATCTTTCGCCTCACCAAAATCACAACTAGCAACGACACAACGCAGCAGTTGGGTGGAGTGCTAGAAGGTATCGGTCGAGCCGCTCCGTCTGGTCAAGATGAGTTTCGTGGGAAGAATCGATTCTTTCGCCTGAACGAACAAAACCGCACGGTGCTCACCCAGTACGAGGCATCGGGCGGTTTCTTTGCTTACGATATTGATGGCCTAGGACGCGAAACACCGGCAGGGGCAATTGATACAGAGGTGGCGAAGCGATTAGCTTGCCAATTCCTCGTTAACAACAATTTCGTCAGCCGCGATGGTACGCTTGTCGGTAATGGTCAGAGCAACTACCCGGCGCGATTACCGTCCACACCGGAAAACTGCAACGCAACCAGAGACTTCGGGCGTACAACGCTCATTCGCGCCGCACAAGCCACAGTCAACGGTGCCAGCTTAGGTCAAGTCACCGAGACAATCGTCGGTGTGGTAGTGGAAGTGCCGTTTGGTTTTATAAACAATCAACAGTTTATTCCTATCGGTGGTGCCGGTGGTCACATCTCTCTCCTGTTCACGACTACCGATGTCGGTCTTGCCCAAAGCAATAGCGACTCGCTCGACAGTAGCGTCCCCGGTCTCGCCGGGATAGCTATGCCTTTCTTTGGGCGCACACTGGAGTTTCGCGGTACCGTACCGGTGCGCAATTTGAGCGACGTGCGCAGTGAGGTTGAGGCACTGGTGCGCGCCGGCTATCCAGATGCAACGAACATCAATGTACCTGAACCGGTACTGACGTATATGGTCGATGATGCTTCGTTTGAGCAGACCTTCCTTGAACCGGAAGCGATGTTTGAAGACATCACGGTGACGCTGGCCAACGGTGATGTGATCGTGCTGCGCTCGTTCTCAACGCCGCTGATGACAGGCGGAGCGGGTAGTTTGAGCCCAACTGTCACCATTACCGCGCCGGCCAACGGTAGCTCCTTCCCAATTAACGGTACAATCACGCTCACCGGCGCGATCGCCAACGGTACCGCGCCCTACACTTACCAATGGCTCCTTGGCGACGAAACACCACTAAGCGACCCGGCCACGCTGAATGCCCCCGGTTCAGTTAGCCGTTCAACAACCTTGCCGGCTGCACTGCGCGAAACAACACCAGATGCGGTGACGATCATCTTGCGTGTGACCGATGCCAACGGCGCGCAGCGCGAGGCCAGCGTCAGCGTCACACCTGATTACCGCTTTGTCTACGTGCCTACGATCATCCGCAGCGGCGGCAGCACTGCCGCACTGCCGACGGCTGAGCTAGCCCAATCCGGCACCTACTCGTTCGGCGCTGAAGGCAACTGGGACTACCAACCCTACGGGCCGGACGGAGCTGACTTGCCGGGAGTTATTCCCGATGTGACCGGCTTCCGCAGCGGGATGTTAGGGTACGGCTATACCCAACGCTTCTATTGGACGAATGCAAATGCTTGGGAACGTGATTGGCGTGATGTCAGTTTGGGTGGGATCGATAGTACGTTAGGAGTTGATCGGGCCGCATTCGTGTACTACGCCGGGCACGGCGGTCCGGGTGGCATCTCAATGGCCTCAAACAACGATAGCACCTGGTTCAGTGGCGCCAACGCCCGTTACCAAAATCTGCGCTGGGTCGGGTTCGCGTCGTGCCAAACGCTGCGCGTACAAGGCTATGCACCGGGCAACGAACCGATCCGCGAATGGTTCAATGCCTTCCAAGGAGCGCACATGCTGCTTGGTTTCAACAGCAATATGGCTGACGTCGCTTTTGGCGGCAATCTGGCGGCGAATATGAAAATGCCTTCATTCCTCGGCATCGATTTTCCATGGGCACAGCTTACCATCGCCCAGGCGTGGGTCAAGACGGCGTTTGATATGCATGCCGGCAAGCCGGCTTACATCTATGCCCGCAGCTCAACGGTCAATCCCGTAAACGACAAACTGCCCAAACCGGGTACCGGAATGCCATCACGACCACTACCGGTCGTTTCGTATCACTGGGTGTGGTGGGAGTTTTAA
- the acnA gene encoding aconitate hydratase AcnA, protein MANSFGARSTLTVGDRSYEIYRLDALAKHGVNLTRLPYSLRILLENLLRHEDGRTVTADDILALAHWQPQAEPDREVAFMPARVILQDFTGVPCVVDLAAMRDAMAELGGDPRRINPLQPVELVIDHSVQVDAYGSEAALLINKDLEFQRNVERYAFLRWGQTAFDNFKVVPPGNGIVHQVNLEYLARVVFTGDENPRASGPVQAYPDTLVGTDSHTTMINGLGVLGWGVGGIEAEAAMLGQPLSMLIPQVVGFKLTGRLREGATATDLVLTVTQMLRKLGVVGKFVEFFGPGLANLPLADRATIANMAPEYGATCGIFPVDEETLRYLRFSGRSEERVALVEAYFKEQGLFHDEHTPEAEYSTVLELDLASVEPSVAGPKRPEGRVPLTDVNRTFHLAVPTIINPSQPDTALSAADFAATAVEVPGTGYKLHHGSVVIAAITSCTNTSNPSVMVAAGLLAKKAVEAGLTVKPWVKTSLAPGSKVVTEYLANAGLLPYLEALRFHVVGYGCTTCIGNSGPLAPEISQTIEQAGLVAVSVLSGNRNFEGRVQQDVKANYLMSPPLVVAYAIAGRIDIDLDKEPLGIGKDGQPVYLRDIWPSQAEVQQTIETAIQSEMYRRSYASIFVGDERWENIPVPAGDRFAWDPNSTYVRRPPYFDQMSPTPPERVAEIHGARVLAFLGDSITTDHISPAGSIKVNSPAGKYLIEHGVAPADFNSYGARRGNHEVMVRGTFANIRLRNKLVPGTEGGFTTYLPTGEVMTIYDAAMRYQADGTPLIVIAGKEYGNGSSRDWAAKGPYLQGVKAVIAESFERIHRSNLVGMGIVPLQFMPGESAASLGLTGHEIYDVIGLADAVANGFAHGRTLTVRATAADGTVREFQTRVRIDTPQEVEYYRHGGILQYVLRQLLAEEGHSA, encoded by the coding sequence ATGGCCAACAGTTTCGGTGCTCGCTCGACCTTGACCGTCGGCGATCGCAGTTATGAGATCTATCGTCTTGACGCTTTGGCGAAGCACGGCGTCAATCTTACTCGCCTACCCTACTCACTGCGTATTTTGCTCGAGAACCTCCTCCGCCACGAGGATGGGCGTACTGTCACCGCCGATGATATTTTAGCTTTGGCGCATTGGCAACCGCAGGCCGAACCCGACCGCGAAGTAGCCTTTATGCCGGCGCGCGTGATTTTGCAAGACTTCACCGGCGTGCCGTGTGTAGTCGATCTGGCGGCGATGCGCGATGCGATGGCTGAGTTGGGAGGTGATCCGCGCCGGATCAACCCGTTGCAGCCCGTCGAGCTGGTCATCGACCACTCGGTGCAGGTCGATGCCTACGGTTCAGAAGCAGCATTGTTGATCAACAAAGACCTTGAATTCCAGCGCAATGTCGAGCGGTATGCGTTCTTGCGCTGGGGGCAGACGGCATTTGACAATTTCAAGGTGGTGCCGCCCGGAAACGGTATTGTCCATCAAGTGAACCTTGAGTATCTGGCCCGCGTGGTCTTTACCGGCGACGAGAACCCGCGTGCGAGCGGGCCGGTGCAGGCCTACCCCGATACGCTGGTCGGTACCGACTCGCACACCACGATGATTAACGGGCTTGGTGTGCTTGGTTGGGGTGTTGGTGGGATTGAAGCTGAGGCAGCCATGCTCGGCCAGCCGCTCTCGATGTTGATCCCGCAGGTAGTTGGCTTTAAGCTGACCGGCCGTTTGCGTGAGGGGGCGACGGCGACCGATCTGGTGCTCACCGTCACCCAGATGTTGCGGAAGCTGGGAGTGGTCGGTAAGTTTGTTGAGTTCTTTGGTCCCGGCTTGGCCAATCTGCCACTGGCCGACCGCGCCACTATCGCCAATATGGCTCCCGAATACGGCGCCACCTGCGGTATCTTCCCGGTTGATGAAGAGACGCTGCGCTATCTGCGCTTCTCTGGCCGCAGCGAGGAGCGGGTGGCGCTGGTTGAGGCCTACTTCAAGGAGCAGGGTCTCTTCCACGATGAGCATACCCCTGAGGCTGAGTATTCGACGGTGCTTGAGCTGGATCTCGCCAGTGTTGAGCCAAGTGTTGCCGGCCCCAAACGGCCCGAAGGTCGCGTGCCACTCACCGATGTTAACCGCACCTTCCATCTTGCCGTGCCGACAATTATCAATCCATCTCAACCCGATACCGCCCTCTCGGCTGCCGATTTTGCCGCTACCGCTGTAGAAGTTCCCGGCACCGGTTACAAGCTGCACCACGGTTCAGTCGTGATCGCTGCCATTACCTCCTGCACCAACACGTCGAACCCGTCGGTGATGGTAGCCGCTGGGTTATTGGCGAAGAAGGCGGTCGAAGCCGGCTTGACCGTTAAGCCGTGGGTGAAGACATCGCTGGCCCCCGGCTCGAAAGTGGTGACGGAATACCTCGCTAACGCCGGCCTGTTGCCCTACCTCGAAGCGTTGCGTTTCCACGTGGTCGGCTATGGCTGCACGACCTGCATCGGCAACTCTGGCCCGCTGGCGCCGGAGATTAGTCAGACTATTGAGCAAGCCGGTCTGGTAGCAGTTTCTGTGCTCTCCGGTAACCGTAACTTCGAGGGCCGCGTGCAGCAAGATGTCAAGGCCAATTATCTGATGTCACCGCCGCTGGTGGTGGCTTATGCCATCGCCGGTCGGATCGATATCGATCTGGATAAAGAGCCATTGGGGATTGGTAAGGATGGTCAGCCGGTCTATCTGCGCGACATTTGGCCATCGCAGGCTGAGGTGCAGCAGACAATTGAGACGGCGATTCAATCCGAGATGTATCGCCGCTCGTATGCCAGCATCTTTGTGGGTGACGAGCGCTGGGAGAATATTCCGGTACCGGCCGGCGACCGCTTTGCGTGGGATCCCAACAGCACCTACGTTCGCCGTCCGCCCTACTTCGACCAGATGAGTCCGACGCCGCCTGAGCGGGTGGCCGAGATTCACGGCGCGCGGGTGCTGGCATTCCTGGGTGATAGCATTACAACCGACCATATCAGCCCCGCCGGGAGCATTAAGGTCAATTCGCCCGCCGGTAAGTATCTGATCGAACACGGCGTAGCCCCGGCTGATTTCAACAGCTACGGCGCGCGCCGCGGCAATCACGAGGTGATGGTACGCGGTACCTTCGCTAATATTCGCCTGCGCAACAAGTTGGTGCCGGGCACCGAGGGTGGTTTTACCACCTATCTGCCCACCGGCGAGGTGATGACGATCTACGATGCGGCGATGCGCTATCAGGCTGATGGTACGCCGCTGATCGTGATTGCCGGTAAGGAGTACGGTAACGGCTCGTCACGCGACTGGGCGGCGAAAGGGCCGTATTTACAGGGGGTCAAGGCGGTCATTGCCGAGAGTTTCGAGCGCATCCACCGCTCGAATCTGGTCGGGATGGGAATTGTTCCACTCCAGTTTATGCCCGGTGAGAGTGCAGCGAGCCTTGGCTTGACCGGTCACGAAATCTATGATGTGATTGGTCTGGCTGACGCAGTTGCGAATGGCTTTGCTCATGGTCGCACGCTCACTGTGCGGGCTACCGCCGCCGATGGAACGGTGCGAGAGTTCCAGACTCGTGTCCGCATTGATACCCCGCAAGAGGTTGAGTACTACCGCCACGGCGGTATCTTGCAGTACGTGCTGCGCCAGTTGCTGGCTGAGGAAGGGCATAGCGCATAG
- the odhB gene encoding 2-oxoglutarate dehydrogenase complex dihydrolipoyllysine-residue succinyltransferase, translating into MAYEIRVPSLGESIVEATVARWLKREGEAVAIGEPVVELETDKVNLEVAADQSGVLVSIASPEGTTVAIGDLLGTIEAGALPKPSPAPTPAAAPATSAPTPAAAPATPAPTPAAAPATPAPTPAAAPATDEVLATPVAQRMAAEHAIDLRTVQGTGPGGRVTKEDIMRLVSGTGPSEAVAKADDSRMKVSHPTPAVIETAPPRPTPPPAPTTPPPAPATPPRPTPPPATPVMTTNGDRREERQRLSRRRLTIARRLVEAQHTAAMLTTFNEVDMSAVMALRARHKDSFKERHGVSLGYMSFFTKAVVGALKAFPMVNAEIQGEEVVIKYYYDIGIAVGVDEGLVVPVVRDADRKTFAQIEREIAQLAKKAREGTLSLAELQGGTFTITNGGVYGSLMSTPILNAPQVGILGMHKIEERPVVVNGQIVIRPMMYVALSYDHRLIDGSTAVRFLVKVKELIEDPEALLLEG; encoded by the coding sequence ATGGCATATGAAATTCGAGTGCCGTCACTCGGTGAATCGATTGTCGAGGCGACGGTCGCACGCTGGTTGAAGCGTGAAGGCGAAGCGGTTGCAATCGGCGAACCGGTCGTTGAATTAGAGACCGACAAGGTGAACCTTGAGGTAGCCGCCGATCAGAGCGGGGTGTTGGTGAGTATTGCCAGCCCCGAAGGAACTACGGTCGCGATTGGCGATCTGCTTGGTACGATTGAGGCCGGTGCCCTACCTAAGCCGTCCCCGGCCCCAACACCGGCAGCGGCGCCAGCCACCTCTGCCCCAACACCGGCAGCGGCGCCGGCCACCCCGGCCCCAACACCGGCAGCGGCGCCGGCCACCCCGGCCCCAACACCGGCAGCGGCGCCGGCCACCGATGAAGTCTTGGCGACACCGGTAGCGCAGCGGATGGCTGCCGAACATGCCATTGATTTGCGCACCGTGCAGGGAACCGGCCCCGGCGGACGGGTAACAAAAGAAGACATTATGCGACTCGTTTCAGGTACGGGACCAAGTGAGGCCGTCGCCAAAGCTGACGATTCGCGGATGAAGGTTAGCCATCCGACCCCGGCGGTGATCGAGACAGCGCCACCGCGGCCAACGCCGCCGCCGGCTCCGACCACCCCGCCACCGGCTCCGGCTACCCCACCACGGCCTACACCCCCGCCTGCCACACCGGTGATGACAACCAATGGCGACCGACGTGAAGAGCGGCAACGTCTGAGCCGTCGGCGCTTGACCATCGCCCGCCGTTTGGTTGAGGCGCAGCATACCGCGGCGATGCTGACCACCTTTAACGAGGTGGATATGAGTGCCGTGATGGCCCTGCGTGCTCGTCACAAGGACTCGTTTAAAGAGCGGCACGGGGTTAGCCTTGGCTATATGTCGTTCTTCACCAAGGCTGTTGTCGGTGCGCTCAAAGCCTTCCCGATGGTCAACGCCGAGATTCAGGGCGAAGAGGTTGTGATCAAGTACTACTACGACATCGGCATTGCGGTTGGGGTTGATGAGGGGTTAGTCGTGCCGGTGGTGCGCGACGCCGACCGCAAGACCTTCGCGCAGATCGAGCGAGAGATCGCACAATTGGCGAAGAAAGCGCGCGAGGGCACGCTGAGCCTTGCCGAGTTGCAGGGTGGTACGTTCACGATCACGAACGGCGGCGTCTACGGCTCGTTGATGAGTACGCCAATCCTCAATGCGCCGCAAGTCGGGATCCTCGGCATGCACAAGATCGAGGAGCGACCGGTCGTGGTTAATGGGCAAATCGTTATTCGCCCGATGATGTACGTTGCCCTCAGTTACGACCATCGCCTGATCGATGGGAGCACCGCCGTGCGCTTCCTCGTCAAGGTGAAGGAGTTGATTGAGGATCCGGAAGCGTTGCTGCTAGAGGGCTGA
- a CDS encoding 2-oxoglutarate dehydrogenase E1 component, whose amino-acid sequence MKEWNGFYGPNAGYLLELYERYCADPNSVDEATRAFFAQWTPPDEITSSETRDGQPPLDVTRIVGAARLIRYIRELGHLAARIDPLGSDPPGDPGLELATHGVTQADLAALPAHIVRGPIASQVRNAAEGVERLRQAYSGSIGYETDQIQDYRERAWIREAAEDRRFFGGLDADRQRELLDRLTEVETFERFLHKTFPGQKRFSIEGCDMLIPMIDAIIRNAAASGTKEVVIGMAHRGRLNVLAHILGKPYSLILTEFHSPDYTKDTYEGWSGDVKYHLGARKAYRESGIAEMPITLAPNPSHLEFINPVVEGRARAAQERRNRPGFPEEDEKESLAILIHGDAAFPGQGIVAETLNLSRLKGYHIGGTIHIIINNQIGFTTDSSDSRSTLYASDLARGLEIPVVHVNADDVEACIAAARMASAYREKFQKDFLIDLVGYRRWGHNEGDEPEFTQPKMYERIRNHPTVREIWARELERRGIITREEAQARVNAVMNKLQQAFDKVRERQRLAAELPPAPAPAPSLPPRRPPIFARPVSAKTLIELNEALLDRPEGFTVHPKLERMLQRRRQAIYEENGIDWGHAEALAFASILADGTPIRLTGQDSERGTFSHRHAVLHDVVTGERFIPLHAIPQARASFAVYNSPLSEASVLGFEYGYSCHAPDTLVLWEAQFGDFANGAQVIIDQFIVSGHAKWGQNPSLVMLLPHGYEGQGPEHSSARLERFLQLAANDNIRIANCTTAAQYFHLLRYQATSLYADPKPLIILTPKSLLRHPRSSSSLRDLTDLRFQPVLGLGAEAPLPEGVTRLILCSGKVAIDLISSAEWEKTAGRADLLRLELLYPFPAEEVQAAIRRYPNLREVVWLQEEPQNMGAWTFVWPRLQTLLPTGVTLRYVGRAESSSPAEGLHSIHVREQARILREAVANLPEVTTPATTGHETVIR is encoded by the coding sequence ATGAAGGAATGGAACGGTTTCTACGGCCCCAATGCCGGTTATCTGCTCGAACTGTACGAGCGGTACTGTGCCGATCCCAACTCGGTTGATGAAGCAACACGGGCCTTTTTTGCGCAATGGACGCCACCCGATGAGATCACCTCCTCGGAGACGCGGGACGGACAACCACCTCTTGACGTTACCCGGATCGTTGGTGCGGCCCGTTTGATCCGCTACATTCGAGAGTTGGGACATCTGGCCGCTCGAATTGACCCACTCGGTAGTGACCCACCCGGTGATCCCGGCCTGGAGCTGGCGACGCACGGAGTGACCCAGGCCGATCTTGCAGCGTTACCGGCCCACATTGTGCGTGGCCCGATCGCAAGCCAAGTACGTAACGCGGCTGAAGGTGTCGAACGATTACGACAGGCATACTCTGGTTCCATCGGCTACGAGACCGATCAAATCCAAGATTACCGTGAACGGGCGTGGATCCGTGAAGCGGCTGAAGATCGGCGCTTTTTTGGTGGGCTTGATGCCGATCGTCAGCGGGAATTGCTCGACCGCCTGACCGAAGTCGAGACATTCGAGCGCTTTTTGCACAAAACGTTTCCCGGACAAAAGCGGTTTTCGATTGAGGGATGCGATATGCTCATCCCGATGATCGATGCCATTATTCGCAACGCTGCTGCGTCCGGTACCAAAGAGGTCGTCATTGGGATGGCCCACCGTGGTCGGCTGAATGTACTGGCCCACATCCTCGGCAAACCGTATTCTCTGATTTTGACCGAGTTCCACTCACCCGATTACACCAAAGATACGTATGAAGGCTGGAGCGGTGATGTGAAGTATCACCTTGGCGCACGCAAGGCCTACCGCGAGAGCGGGATTGCCGAGATGCCGATCACGTTGGCACCTAACCCCAGCCATCTTGAGTTCATCAACCCGGTGGTCGAAGGCCGTGCTCGCGCCGCCCAAGAGCGCCGCAACCGGCCCGGCTTCCCCGAAGAGGATGAGAAGGAATCGTTGGCGATCTTAATCCACGGCGACGCTGCCTTCCCCGGCCAAGGGATTGTTGCCGAGACACTTAACCTCTCGCGTTTGAAGGGCTACCACATTGGCGGCACGATCCACATTATTATCAATAATCAGATCGGCTTTACTACCGACAGCAGCGACTCGCGTTCAACCCTCTATGCCAGTGATCTTGCCCGTGGGCTTGAAATCCCGGTGGTACACGTCAATGCCGATGATGTGGAAGCCTGTATCGCTGCTGCCCGTATGGCGTCAGCCTATCGCGAGAAGTTCCAGAAGGATTTTCTGATCGACCTCGTCGGTTACCGACGCTGGGGACATAATGAGGGTGATGAGCCGGAGTTTACTCAGCCCAAGATGTACGAGCGCATCCGCAATCACCCAACAGTGCGCGAGATTTGGGCACGTGAGCTAGAGCGGCGCGGGATTATTACCCGCGAAGAGGCGCAGGCACGGGTTAATGCAGTGATGAATAAGTTGCAGCAAGCGTTTGATAAGGTGCGCGAACGACAGCGACTGGCTGCCGAACTACCACCGGCACCTGCGCCCGCTCCCTCACTGCCACCACGTCGCCCACCGATTTTTGCTCGTCCGGTCTCGGCGAAAACGCTGATCGAGTTGAATGAGGCGTTGCTAGATCGGCCTGAAGGCTTTACCGTTCATCCCAAACTCGAGCGTATGCTGCAACGCCGCCGCCAGGCGATCTATGAAGAAAATGGCATCGATTGGGGGCATGCCGAGGCATTGGCTTTTGCCAGCATCCTCGCCGATGGAACACCGATTCGACTGACCGGCCAAGACAGCGAACGTGGTACCTTTAGCCACCGTCATGCAGTCCTGCACGATGTCGTTACCGGTGAGCGTTTTATCCCGTTGCACGCTATTCCACAGGCACGCGCTTCCTTTGCGGTGTACAACAGCCCCCTCTCGGAGGCATCGGTGCTAGGCTTTGAGTATGGGTATAGCTGCCATGCCCCGGATACCCTGGTGCTGTGGGAAGCACAGTTTGGCGATTTTGCCAACGGTGCTCAGGTGATTATTGATCAGTTTATCGTTAGCGGACACGCCAAATGGGGACAAAATCCTTCCCTCGTGATGCTCTTGCCACACGGCTACGAAGGTCAAGGCCCCGAACACTCGAGCGCCCGCCTTGAGCGTTTCTTACAACTGGCGGCTAACGATAACATTCGCATTGCCAACTGCACGACGGCGGCCCAGTATTTCCATCTGCTGCGCTATCAGGCTACTTCACTCTACGCCGATCCCAAACCGCTGATCATTCTCACCCCCAAGAGCTTGTTACGTCATCCGCGCAGTAGTTCGTCGTTGCGCGATCTGACCGATCTGCGCTTCCAGCCAGTGTTGGGATTGGGTGCTGAAGCGCCGCTCCCCGAAGGAGTCACCCGCCTCATCCTGTGTTCGGGTAAAGTGGCTATTGACCTCATCTCTAGCGCCGAATGGGAAAAGACTGCTGGACGTGCCGATCTGCTCCGGCTTGAACTGTTGTATCCTTTCCCGGCAGAAGAGGTGCAAGCTGCGATCCGGCGCTATCCGAACCTGCGTGAAGTGGTGTGGTTGCAAGAAGAACCGCAGAATATGGGTGCGTGGACGTTCGTCTGGCCGCGGTTGCAGACGCTCCTGCCAACCGGTGTTACATTACGCTACGTTGGCCGAGCCGAATCGTCCAGCCCGGCTGAGGGTCTCCACAGCATTCACGTGCGTGAACAGGCGCGTATTTTGCGTGAAGCAGTGGCTAATCTGCCCGAAGTAACTACACCGGCAACAACCGGTCACGAGACGGTGATCCGCTGA